One Deltaproteobacteria bacterium genomic window, TACCCGCGGTATGGGGGGGTGGCTTGCCCGCTTCTTTGAGAAAGAAGGATATACTGTTCATATATCTGGGAGAAATCGGGGAATGGCTGTCGACGAAATTGCTGAGACATGTCAGGTGGTCGTAGTGAGCGTTCCCATCGGAGTAACCGCTTTGGTTATTGAGAAGGTCGGTCCACATATGCGCAAGGACGCCCTCCTCATGGATCTCACTTCTCTGAAG contains:
- a CDS encoding prephenate dehydrogenase/arogenate dehydrogenase family protein, translating into MNNIQIGIIGGTRGMGGWLARFFEKEGYTVHISGRNRGMAVDEIAETCQVVVVSVPIGVTALVIEKVGPHMRKDALLMDLTSLK